In one window of Verrucomicrobiota bacterium JB022 DNA:
- a CDS encoding NADH-quinone oxidoreductase subunit H: MDFLLENPLLLALVKSLIMVGVVMGMAAYAVLAERKVCAWIQGRPGPNRTKLPILGDLPIIGPFLTRLGIWQPMADGLKFLVKEEPTPGHVKRFYYILAPIVSFIPAMTTMTVLPVGIWKTDEGTLPLVLANLDIGILFILAISSLGVYGIVLGAWAGNNKYSFFGGVRSSAQMISYELALGMSILPVFMWANGPTGGLGDLTLFNVVTSQTALWNVIWMPIPAFVYLTALFAETNRLPFDMPETETELVGGFHTEYGGFKFGLYFTGEYAHMVIGSAIFTLLLFGGWQFLPTFGVLPDWVANPW; encoded by the coding sequence ATGGACTTCCTCCTCGAAAACCCTCTGCTTCTCGCGCTGGTCAAGTCGCTGATCATGGTCGGCGTCGTGATGGGCATGGCCGCTTACGCCGTTTTGGCGGAGCGCAAGGTCTGCGCCTGGATCCAGGGGCGCCCCGGCCCGAACCGCACCAAGCTGCCGATCCTGGGCGATCTCCCCATCATCGGGCCCTTCCTCACCCGGCTGGGCATCTGGCAACCGATGGCCGACGGCCTCAAGTTCCTCGTCAAGGAGGAGCCCACCCCCGGCCACGTCAAGCGCTTCTATTATATCCTCGCGCCCATCGTCTCGTTCATCCCTGCGATGACCACGATGACGGTGCTGCCCGTCGGCATCTGGAAGACCGATGAAGGCACGCTGCCCCTCGTCCTGGCCAACCTCGACATCGGCATCCTCTTCATCCTGGCGATCAGCTCGCTGGGGGTGTACGGGATCGTGCTCGGTGCCTGGGCCGGTAACAACAAGTACTCCTTCTTCGGCGGCGTGCGCTCCTCGGCGCAGATGATCTCCTACGAGCTCGCGCTGGGCATGAGCATCCTGCCGGTGTTCATGTGGGCCAACGGCCCGACCGGCGGTCTCGGCGACCTCACGCTGTTCAACGTCGTGACCTCGCAGACGGCCCTGTGGAACGTCATCTGGATGCCCATCCCGGCCTTCGTGTACCTGACCGCGCTTTTTGCCGAGACGAACCGTCTGCCTTTCGACATGCCCGAAACCGAGACCGAGCTGGTCGGCGGTTTCCACACCGAGTACGGCGGCTTCAAGTTCGGCCTGTACTTCACCGGTGAATACGCGCACATGGTCATCGGCTCGGCTATCTTCACTCTGCTGCTCTTCGGCGGGTGGCAGTTCCTGCCGACCTTTGGGGTCCTGCCGGACTGGGTCGCCAACCCGTGG
- the nuoB gene encoding NADH-quinone oxidoreductase subunit NuoB, whose translation MVTAKDYTYDSRIEGDVVVTQLDAAINWIRSHSVWPMPMGLACCAIELMGVGASRFDISRFGMEVMRFSPRQCDCMIVAGTVTYKMAEAVRRIYDQMAEPKWVVAMGACASSGGMYRSYAVLQGVDRIVPVDVYVSGCPPRPEALLDAMIKLQSKIQREHSSQTLLKNRETRELAYKS comes from the coding sequence ATGGTTACTGCCAAAGATTACACCTACGATAGCCGGATTGAGGGCGATGTGGTGGTCACGCAGCTGGATGCGGCCATCAACTGGATCCGCAGCCACTCCGTGTGGCCGATGCCGATGGGCCTGGCCTGCTGCGCAATCGAGCTGATGGGCGTGGGTGCCTCCCGTTTCGACATCTCCCGCTTCGGCATGGAGGTCATGCGCTTCAGCCCCCGCCAGTGCGATTGCATGATCGTGGCGGGCACCGTCACCTACAAGATGGCAGAAGCCGTGCGCCGGATTTACGACCAGATGGCCGAGCCCAAATGGGTAGTGGCGATGGGCGCTTGCGCCTCGTCCGGCGGCATGTATCGCAGCTATGCGGTGTTGCAAGGGGTCGACCGGATCGTCCCTGTCGACGTCTACGTCTCCGGTTGCCCGCCGCGGCCCGAGGCTTTGCTGGACGCGATGATCAAGCTGCAGAGCAAGATCCAGCGTGAACACTCCAGCCAGACGCTGCTGAAGAACCGCGAGACCCGCGAGCTCGCCTATAAATCTTGA
- a CDS encoding 2Fe-2S iron-sulfur cluster-binding protein, protein MSEQPSNLITINLNGKDVQVEPGLNIIEATNRFGVEVPHYCYHPHLSVPGNCRMCLVEMGMPGKDRATGEPMLNPDGTPQIMWVPKPVIGCATKIAPGMHIKTESDSVKECREGVMEFLLINHPLDCPICDQAGECRLQEFATDYGRGYSRFVERKNVKPKRTRIGPRVMLDDERCILCSRCVRFCNEVIGKPILGFTERGSYSTLTTFPGKELDDNYSLNTVDICPVGALTSTDFRFKMRVWFLKETDSIDTESSVGCNTVVGSREGKIHRITPRRNDQVNDTWMPDTGRMLYKQVEAEDRLTTYSIAGKPCTGEEAVKAAAELLLQGQGKVAIVGSGRLSLEEQFLLKKIASVLNDAPTYLVARYGEPDGKLISADRNPNVRGALLTGLISELPEEQLATLRGKLENGEVTHLLVVGEDLTAAGIPAELVKQAQVAYIGTQHCDTCQHSKIELPLLTAFEKSGTFVNQQFRVQKFHQAVAGPVGTLFGLSTFTKLYAALTGESPYAPSPAAIWSHLAAEVPELAGLRYQDIPGTGKVLDASRFAQVPFREGKSLHYTPAAEAANA, encoded by the coding sequence ATGAGCGAACAACCCAGCAACCTCATCACCATCAACCTGAACGGCAAGGACGTGCAGGTGGAGCCGGGCCTGAACATCATCGAGGCGACGAATCGCTTCGGGGTCGAGGTGCCTCACTACTGCTACCACCCGCACCTCAGCGTGCCCGGCAACTGCCGCATGTGCTTGGTGGAGATGGGCATGCCCGGCAAAGACCGCGCCACCGGCGAGCCCATGCTCAACCCCGACGGCACGCCCCAGATCATGTGGGTGCCCAAGCCCGTGATCGGCTGCGCGACCAAGATCGCGCCCGGGATGCACATCAAGACCGAGTCCGACTCTGTCAAGGAGTGCCGCGAAGGCGTGATGGAGTTCCTCCTCATCAATCACCCCCTCGATTGCCCGATTTGCGACCAGGCCGGTGAGTGCCGCCTGCAGGAGTTTGCTACCGATTATGGCCGCGGTTACAGCCGCTTCGTCGAGCGCAAGAACGTCAAGCCCAAGCGCACCCGCATCGGGCCGCGTGTCATGCTCGACGACGAACGCTGCATCCTCTGCAGCCGCTGCGTGCGCTTCTGCAACGAAGTCATCGGCAAGCCCATCCTCGGCTTCACCGAGCGCGGCAGCTACAGCACCTTGACAACTTTCCCTGGCAAGGAGCTGGACGACAATTACTCGCTCAACACCGTCGACATCTGCCCCGTCGGCGCGCTCACCAGCACCGATTTCCGCTTCAAGATGCGCGTCTGGTTCCTCAAGGAAACCGACAGCATCGACACCGAGTCCAGCGTCGGCTGCAACACCGTGGTCGGCAGCCGCGAAGGCAAGATCCACCGGATCACCCCGCGCCGCAACGACCAGGTCAACGACACCTGGATGCCCGACACCGGCCGCATGCTCTACAAGCAAGTCGAGGCCGAAGACCGCCTGACCACCTACAGCATCGCAGGCAAACCCTGCACCGGCGAAGAAGCCGTCAAGGCCGCCGCCGAGCTGCTGCTGCAAGGGCAGGGCAAGGTGGCCATCGTCGGCAGCGGACGCCTGAGCCTCGAAGAGCAGTTCCTGCTCAAGAAGATCGCCAGCGTCCTCAACGACGCCCCGACATACCTTGTGGCCCGCTATGGCGAGCCCGACGGCAAGCTGATTTCGGCCGACCGTAACCCCAATGTCCGCGGTGCCCTCTTGACCGGCCTCATTTCCGAGCTGCCCGAAGAGCAACTGGCGACCCTGCGCGGCAAGCTCGAAAACGGCGAAGTCACCCACCTCCTCGTGGTGGGCGAAGACCTCACCGCCGCTGGCATCCCGGCCGAGCTGGTCAAGCAGGCTCAAGTCGCCTACATCGGCACGCAACACTGCGACACCTGCCAACATTCGAAGATCGAGCTGCCCTTGCTCACCGCCTTCGAAAAGTCCGGCACCTTTGTGAACCAGCAGTTCCGCGTGCAGAAGTTCCACCAGGCCGTCGCGGGCCCCGTCGGCACGCTCTTTGGCCTCAGCACCTTTACCAAGCTGTATGCCGCGCTCACCGGCGAGTCGCCCTACGCGCCCAGCCCGGCCGCGATCTGGAGCCACCTCGCCGCCGAAGTGCCCGAGCTGGCCGGCCTGCGCTACCAGGACATCCCCGGCACCGGCAAGGTGCTCGACGCCAGCCGCTTCGCCCAAGTTCCTTTCCGCGAGGGCAAATCCCTCCACTACACCCCGGCGGCGGAGGCCGCCAACGCCTAA
- a CDS encoding NAD(P)H-dependent oxidoreductase subunit E — MAFEPSQPLREYTEKLIPRYPQKRSAIMMILHFIQREQGFISLEAQEWVAAQLDLQPIQVREVVTFYPFYREHPVGKKFIRVCRTLSCALNGGYKVCDKFLAEFDAKLGHTSPDGRVTVEFAECLASCGTAPVAMIDDDLYENLTEDKVKELCDRIKAEVPAETPAPAADTHHH, encoded by the coding sequence ATGGCTTTCGAACCGTCCCAGCCACTCCGCGAATACACCGAGAAGCTCATCCCGCGCTACCCGCAAAAGCGGAGCGCGATCATGATGATCCTCCACTTTATCCAGCGCGAGCAGGGCTTTATCTCCCTCGAAGCGCAGGAGTGGGTGGCCGCGCAGCTCGACCTGCAGCCCATCCAGGTGCGCGAAGTCGTCACCTTCTACCCGTTCTACCGCGAGCACCCCGTCGGCAAGAAGTTCATTCGCGTCTGCCGAACGCTCTCCTGCGCGCTCAACGGCGGTTACAAGGTGTGCGACAAGTTCCTGGCCGAGTTTGACGCCAAGCTGGGCCACACCTCGCCCGACGGACGCGTCACGGTCGAGTTTGCCGAGTGCCTGGCTTCCTGCGGCACCGCGCCCGTCGCCATGATCGACGACGACCTCTACGAAAACCTGACCGAAGACAAGGTCAAGGAACTGTGCGACCGCATCAAGGCGGAAGTCCCCGCCGAAACCCCGGCCCCCGCCGCCGACACGCACCACCACTAA
- the nuoD gene encoding NADH dehydrogenase (quinone) subunit D: protein MAIKEVSIGDISARSAAAEGEFKGDHLVVNMGPSHPATHGVLRLKLELDGETITKCEPVLGYLHRGDEKIAENMTYNQFVPYTDRLDYIGPIHNNVTFALAVEKLAGIKVPPRCEAIRLLCCELARLQSHLLGVGVYAMDCGSITAFMYTFTEREKLYSLMEQLCGARFTTSYTRIGGLMRDIPDGWLGNVRKVVDEMEPVIDELDALITRNRIFYDRAYGLGVITKEDAIAYGLTGPNLRASGVALDLRKDDPYLGYENYEFDVPIGSTGDCYDRWLVRMVELRESIKIVKQAIDNMPDGPWYAEEAKKIFAPRKDKVMTSMEELIQNFMIVTEGPQIPAGEVYFEAENPKGLLGFYIVSKGGGVPYRMKIRSPSFCNLSILPKIVPGHMVADVPVILGSLDFVMGECDR from the coding sequence ATGGCCATCAAAGAAGTCAGTATCGGCGACATCAGCGCCCGCAGCGCCGCCGCCGAGGGCGAATTCAAGGGCGACCACCTCGTGGTCAACATGGGCCCCTCCCACCCGGCGACCCACGGCGTGCTGCGCCTGAAGCTGGAGCTGGACGGCGAGACCATCACCAAGTGCGAGCCTGTGCTGGGCTACCTGCACCGTGGTGACGAAAAGATCGCCGAAAACATGACCTACAACCAGTTCGTGCCCTATACGGACCGGTTGGACTACATCGGGCCGATCCACAACAACGTTACCTTTGCCCTTGCGGTCGAAAAGCTGGCAGGCATCAAGGTCCCGCCGCGTTGTGAAGCCATCCGCCTGCTCTGCTGCGAGCTGGCCCGCCTGCAGAGCCACTTGCTCGGTGTCGGCGTGTATGCGATGGACTGCGGCTCCATCACCGCGTTCATGTATACCTTTACCGAGCGCGAAAAGCTTTACAGCTTGATGGAGCAGCTCTGCGGCGCCCGCTTCACCACCAGCTACACCCGTATTGGCGGTCTGATGCGCGACATCCCCGACGGCTGGCTGGGCAATGTGCGCAAGGTAGTGGATGAGATGGAGCCGGTGATCGACGAACTCGACGCCCTCATCACCCGCAACCGCATTTTCTACGACCGCGCCTACGGTCTGGGCGTGATCACGAAGGAAGACGCCATCGCCTACGGCCTGACCGGCCCGAACCTGCGCGCCAGTGGCGTGGCGCTCGACCTGCGCAAGGACGACCCTTACCTCGGCTATGAGAACTACGAGTTCGACGTGCCGATTGGCTCGACTGGCGACTGCTACGACCGCTGGCTTGTCCGCATGGTCGAGTTGCGCGAGTCGATTAAAATCGTCAAGCAAGCGATCGACAACATGCCCGACGGCCCCTGGTATGCCGAAGAGGCCAAGAAGATCTTCGCCCCGCGCAAAGACAAGGTCATGACGAGCATGGAAGAGCTGATCCAGAACTTCATGATCGTGACCGAAGGCCCCCAGATCCCGGCGGGCGAAGTCTACTTCGAGGCCGAAAACCCGAAGGGCCTGCTCGGCTTCTACATCGTCTCCAAGGGCGGTGGCGTGCCTTACCGCATGAAGATCCGCTCCCCCTCGTTCTGCAACCTTTCCATTCTGCCCAAGATCGTGCCCGGGCACATGGTCGCCGACGTCCCTGTCATCCTCGGCTCGCTCGACTTCGTGATGGGCGAATGCGACCGCTAA
- the nuoF gene encoding NADH-quinone oxidoreductase subunit NuoF produces the protein MIVAPKRTEIHPKERRMILKHADDPNYDTSIDCYMRHGGYEVLKKALAMKPEEVQDHVMKAGIRGRGGAGFPAGMKWKFLDRKSGKPIYLICNADESEPGTFKDRQIMHKDPHQLVEGMMIAAWATNTAKAFIYIREEMPHGALILEQAIEEARAKGFVGDNIGGSGYSCDLIVHRGAAAYICGEETGLIESLEGKRAYPRIKPPYFPAALGLYMCPTIVNNVETLCHVKHAVDMGGDEYAKLGTPNNSGTRIWSLSGHVQRPGYYELENGKHTYGELIYDIGGGLKPGRSLLAVIPGGSSSKVWRAGDRFKGKNRDGSEYDWGIEDVPLNFDGPAAAGSMSGSGAVIVVDDSVDIVDVLANINAFYAHESCGQCTPCREGSLWMKKITSRMAAGQARVEDVDLLASIGDQIAGRTICAHGEACAWPTQSFVAKFRDKFIERAQRQAASGTGETRLI, from the coding sequence ATGATTGTCGCCCCCAAGCGCACGGAGATCCACCCGAAGGAACGCCGCATGATCCTCAAGCATGCGGACGATCCCAATTACGATACTTCCATCGACTGCTACATGCGCCATGGTGGCTACGAGGTGCTGAAAAAGGCCCTCGCGATGAAGCCCGAAGAGGTGCAGGACCACGTCATGAAGGCCGGCATCCGCGGCCGGGGTGGGGCAGGGTTCCCTGCCGGCATGAAGTGGAAGTTCCTCGACCGCAAGAGCGGGAAGCCGATCTACCTCATCTGCAATGCAGACGAATCGGAGCCCGGCACCTTCAAGGACCGCCAGATCATGCACAAAGACCCGCACCAGTTGGTCGAAGGCATGATGATCGCCGCCTGGGCCACCAACACGGCCAAAGCCTTTATCTACATCCGCGAAGAGATGCCGCACGGCGCTCTGATCCTGGAGCAGGCGATCGAAGAAGCCCGCGCCAAGGGCTTCGTGGGCGATAACATCGGCGGCAGCGGCTACTCGTGCGACTTGATCGTCCACCGCGGGGCCGCCGCTTACATTTGTGGCGAGGAAACCGGCCTCATCGAGTCCCTCGAAGGCAAGCGCGCTTATCCGCGGATCAAGCCCCCATATTTCCCGGCCGCCCTCGGCCTCTACATGTGCCCCACCATCGTGAACAACGTGGAGACCCTCTGCCACGTGAAGCACGCGGTGGACATGGGCGGCGACGAATACGCCAAGCTCGGCACGCCCAACAACTCCGGCACCCGCATCTGGAGCCTCTCCGGCCACGTGCAGCGCCCCGGCTATTACGAGCTGGAAAACGGCAAGCACACCTACGGCGAGCTGATCTACGACATCGGTGGCGGCCTCAAGCCCGGCCGCAGCCTGCTCGCCGTCATCCCCGGCGGGTCCAGCTCCAAGGTCTGGCGCGCGGGCGACCGCTTCAAAGGCAAGAACCGCGACGGCAGCGAGTATGATTGGGGTATCGAAGACGTGCCGCTCAATTTCGACGGCCCCGCCGCAGCCGGCTCCATGAGCGGCTCCGGTGCCGTGATCGTGGTCGACGACTCGGTCGACATCGTCGACGTGCTCGCCAACATCAACGCTTTTTACGCCCACGAAAGCTGCGGCCAGTGCACGCCCTGCCGCGAAGGCAGCCTGTGGATGAAGAAGATCACCTCCCGCATGGCCGCCGGCCAAGCCCGGGTGGAAGACGTCGACCTGCTCGCGAGCATCGGCGACCAGATTGCTGGCCGCACCATCTGCGCCCACGGCGAAGCCTGCGCCTGGCCCACCCAAAGCTTCGTCGCCAAATTCCGCGACAAGTTCATCGAGCGCGCCCAACGCCAGGCAGCCTCCGGCACCGGGGAGACCCGCCTCATCTAG
- a CDS encoding NADH-quinone oxidoreductase subunit C → MSELTDDLLQAFPYLTTRPSRDWPAFDCPPEHLLAFLQALREEYGYDFLSDVTAIDWYEESPRFVVVYHLYSIQQSRYIRVATPCVDDNEPSVPSVAGLWPTADWHERETYDMFGIKFVGHPDLRRILMWESYPYFPLRKEFPLAGHEVELPNEEIAERTGVKVKPAPMMGGPFHSGQTGPMSRREPRADDESWNETKPRPDELESFEKPREFRESARKEQ, encoded by the coding sequence ATGTCTGAATTGACTGACGACCTGCTCCAGGCTTTCCCTTATCTGACCACGCGGCCCAGTCGCGACTGGCCGGCCTTCGACTGCCCGCCGGAGCACCTGCTTGCATTCCTCCAGGCTCTCCGTGAGGAATATGGCTACGATTTCCTCAGCGACGTGACGGCGATCGACTGGTATGAGGAGTCCCCGCGCTTCGTGGTGGTCTACCACCTCTACTCGATCCAGCAGTCGCGCTACATCCGCGTCGCGACGCCTTGTGTGGACGACAATGAGCCGAGCGTACCCAGCGTGGCCGGCCTCTGGCCCACGGCCGACTGGCATGAGCGCGAGACCTACGACATGTTTGGCATCAAGTTCGTCGGCCACCCCGACCTGCGCCGCATCCTGATGTGGGAGAGCTACCCGTATTTCCCCCTGCGCAAGGAATTCCCGCTGGCGGGCCACGAAGTGGAGCTGCCCAACGAGGAGATCGCTGAGCGCACCGGCGTGAAGGTGAAGCCGGCCCCGATGATGGGCGGGCCCTTCCACTCTGGCCAGACCGGCCCGATGTCGCGCCGCGAGCCCCGTGCCGACGACGAGTCCTGGAACGAGACCAAGCCCCGCCCGGACGAGCTCGAAAGCTTCGAAAAGCCGCGCGAGTTCCGCGAATCCGCCCGCAAGGAGCAATAA